One genomic window of Xanthobacter dioxanivorans includes the following:
- the pcaF gene encoding 3-oxoadipyl-CoA thiolase — MADAFICDFARTPIGRYAGALKDVRADDLAAHPIRVLKARNAGVDWEAVDDVILGCANQAGEDNRDVARMAALLAGLPVSAPGTTVNRLCGSGLDAVGIGARAIMTGDADLIIAGGVESMTRAPFVMGKAGEAFSRQAEVFDTTIGWRFVNPLMKTQYGVDSMPETGENVAEDFRISRADQDLFAWRSQQRAKAAQEAGFFAREIAPVEVKGKKGAVSVVDRDEHPRADTTLEQLAALKTPFRKTGGTVTAGNASGVNDGAGALILASEAAARKYGLTPRARLVSVVQAGVPPRIMGIGPAPATRKLLERNGLSLSDIDLFELNEAFASQALAVLRQLGLPDDAEHVNPHGGAIALGHPLGMSGARLAMTAVSALEVRGGKRAVATMCIGVGQGIAALVEKV; from the coding sequence ATGGCCGACGCCTTCATCTGCGACTTCGCGCGTACACCCATCGGCCGCTATGCCGGCGCCCTCAAGGACGTGCGGGCGGACGACCTCGCCGCCCATCCCATCCGCGTGCTGAAGGCGCGCAATGCCGGCGTGGACTGGGAGGCGGTGGACGACGTCATCCTTGGCTGCGCCAACCAGGCGGGCGAGGACAATCGCGACGTGGCGCGCATGGCGGCGCTCTTGGCCGGCCTGCCGGTGAGCGCGCCGGGGACCACCGTCAACCGCCTGTGCGGCTCCGGTCTCGATGCGGTGGGCATCGGCGCCCGGGCGATCATGACGGGGGATGCCGACCTCATCATCGCGGGCGGGGTGGAGAGCATGACCCGCGCCCCCTTCGTGATGGGCAAGGCGGGAGAGGCCTTCTCCCGCCAGGCGGAGGTGTTCGACACCACCATCGGCTGGCGCTTCGTCAACCCGCTGATGAAGACGCAGTACGGCGTGGATTCCATGCCGGAGACCGGCGAGAACGTGGCCGAGGACTTCCGGATCTCCCGCGCCGACCAGGACCTGTTCGCCTGGCGCTCGCAGCAGCGCGCCAAGGCGGCGCAGGAGGCCGGCTTCTTCGCCCGCGAGATCGCGCCGGTGGAGGTGAAGGGGAAGAAGGGCGCGGTGAGCGTCGTGGACAGGGACGAGCATCCGCGCGCCGACACCACGCTGGAGCAGCTCGCCGCGCTGAAGACGCCGTTCCGCAAGACCGGCGGCACGGTCACCGCCGGCAACGCCTCCGGGGTCAATGACGGGGCGGGCGCGCTGATCCTCGCCTCCGAGGCGGCGGCGCGGAAATACGGCCTCACCCCCCGCGCCCGGCTGGTGTCGGTGGTGCAGGCGGGGGTGCCGCCGCGCATCATGGGCATCGGCCCCGCGCCGGCCACCCGCAAGCTGCTGGAGAGGAACGGGCTTTCCCTCTCCGACATCGACCTTTTCGAGCTCAACGAGGCCTTCGCCTCGCAGGCGCTGGCGGTGCTGCGCCAGCTCGGCCTGCCGGACGACGCCGAGCATGTGAACCCCCATGGCGGGGCCATCGCGCTGGGCCATCCCCTCGGCATGTCCGGCGCCCGCCTCGCCATGACGGCGGTCAGCGCGCTGGAGGTGCGCGGGGGCAAGCGGGCGGTCGCCACCATGTGCATCGGTGTCGGCCAGGGCATTGCGGCCCTTGTTGAGAAGGTTTGA